A section of the Virgibacillus sp. NKC19-3 genome encodes:
- the walK gene encoding cell wall metabolism sensor histidine kinase WalK — translation MNKVGFFRSIQLKFIIIYILLLFVAIQVIGSFFTNELEAELREGFEDSVHDRVDLLSYNVEQAFDRERSEDRSEDDEEPTLQEEIQRIVSDVDTEDITSIQVINNQNRILGTNDVFNQDEVGKKTTREIVQTALFLEQDQENTFVTPDTGNRVYVQAVPVFDDEGNSNGVIYLEASLESVYDQIQNINEIFLQGSLLAIAVSAFIGILVARTITRPISEMQMQAQTMAKGDFTQKVNVYSKDEIGQLADTFNDLNSRLKHSYATIEEERRKLSSVLSNMSDGVISTDVTGAVILMNEAAGRLIGEDPEEIIGGFLLDVLPLEGKIVDITELQDSGSIIIDFSDDEQFFLVRANFSTVFDEEDEVTGFITVISDVTEQERIEQDRREFVSNVSHELRTPLTTMKSYIEALTEGAWEDKEIAPKFLRVTQNETERMIRMVNDLLQLSRMDTNSYGLEMEKINFTDYFHEVIDRFDMNIPEQISLRREVPNAKFYVWMDRDKMTQVLDNVISNAIKYSPEGGVIRLKVENKRHFLLVSVQDQGVGIAYDKLDKVFDRFYRADRARTRKLGGTGLGLAISKELVEAHYGKIWAKSKEGKGTTILFTLPLMNEKRGDNN, via the coding sequence ATGAATAAAGTTGGTTTTTTTCGTTCGATCCAATTAAAGTTTATTATTATTTATATTCTATTATTATTTGTTGCGATTCAGGTTATTGGTTCTTTCTTTACGAATGAATTGGAAGCAGAGCTTCGAGAAGGCTTTGAGGACTCTGTTCATGATCGTGTGGATTTACTCTCCTATAATGTAGAGCAAGCATTTGATCGGGAGCGTAGTGAGGATCGTAGCGAAGATGATGAAGAACCAACCCTGCAGGAAGAAATTCAGCGTATCGTAAGTGATGTGGATACAGAAGATATTACCAGCATTCAAGTTATTAATAACCAAAATCGCATTTTAGGAACGAATGATGTTTTTAATCAGGATGAAGTTGGCAAAAAAACCACAAGAGAAATTGTGCAAACAGCCCTTTTCCTTGAACAGGATCAGGAAAATACATTTGTGACACCCGATACCGGTAATCGGGTGTATGTACAAGCAGTACCTGTATTTGATGATGAGGGTAATTCCAATGGTGTTATTTATTTGGAAGCATCACTTGAAAGTGTCTATGATCAGATTCAGAATATTAATGAGATCTTCTTGCAAGGGTCGCTTTTGGCAATAGCCGTTTCAGCATTTATTGGGATATTAGTAGCGCGTACGATCACAAGACCGATTTCTGAGATGCAGATGCAGGCGCAAACCATGGCTAAAGGTGACTTTACGCAAAAGGTAAATGTCTATAGTAAAGACGAAATTGGTCAACTTGCAGATACATTTAATGATTTAAATAGTCGATTAAAACACTCTTATGCAACCATAGAGGAAGAGCGGCGCAAGCTAAGTTCTGTACTGTCCAACATGTCTGATGGTGTCATATCCACAGACGTTACAGGGGCGGTAATATTAATGAATGAAGCTGCCGGCAGGTTAATTGGAGAAGATCCCGAAGAAATCATTGGTGGATTTTTGCTTGATGTGTTACCACTGGAAGGAAAAATTGTGGACATTACAGAACTACAAGATAGCGGGTCTATCATTATTGATTTTAGCGATGATGAACAGTTTTTCCTTGTTCGGGCAAATTTTTCTACTGTTTTTGATGAGGAAGATGAGGTTACTGGATTTATTACTGTGATTAGTGATGTAACGGAACAAGAACGGATCGAACAGGATCGTCGGGAGTTTGTCTCTAATGTCTCTCATGAACTGCGTACACCACTTACAACGATGAAAAGTTATATAGAAGCTTTGACAGAAGGTGCCTGGGAAGATAAGGAAATTGCACCTAAATTCTTACGTGTTACGCAAAATGAGACAGAGCGAATGATACGTATGGTAAATGACCTTCTCCAGCTTTCCCGAATGGATACAAATAGCTATGGGTTGGAAATGGAGAAAATCAATTTCACAGATTATTTCCATGAAGTGATTGATCGATTTGATATGAATATCCCAGAACAGATATCGCTTAGACGGGAAGTGCCAAACGCCAAATTCTATGTATGGATGGACAGGGATAAAATGACACAGGTGTTGGATAATGTTATTTCAAATGCGATTAAATATTCACCTGAGGGTGGCGTTATTCGCCTGAAAGTAGAAAATAAAAGGCATTTTCTGCTTGTGAGTGTACAGGACCAAGGTGTGGGTATTGCTTATGATAAACTCGACAAAGTCTTTGATCGTTTTTATAGAGCGGATCGGGCAAGAACGAGAAAACTTGGTGGAACAGGTTTAGGATTGGCCATTTCGAAAGAGCTAGTAGAGGCACATTATGGCAAGATTTGGGCAAAAAGCAAAGAAGGAAAAGGGACAACCATCCTCTTTACACTTCCGCTTATGAATGAGAAGCGGGGGGATAACAATTGA
- the yycF gene encoding response regulator YycF, which translates to MSQKVLVVDDEQPIADILKFNLEKEGYEVVLAYDGDEAISLAESENPDLILLDIMLPGRDGNEVCREIRKTKSMPIIMLTAKDTEIDKVLGLELGADDYVTKPFSNRELIARVKANLRRQEIPDDAVKTTKDIEIGSLKVHPDAYVVSRDGVEIELTHREFELLHYLARHIGQVMTREHLLEIVWGYDYFGDVRTVDVTVRRLREKIEENPSNPMWLVTRRGVGYYLRNPDQE; encoded by the coding sequence ATGAGTCAGAAAGTTTTAGTAGTAGATGATGAACAACCAATTGCAGATATATTGAAATTTAATTTAGAAAAAGAAGGATATGAAGTTGTCTTAGCTTATGATGGTGATGAGGCTATTTCGCTTGCTGAATCGGAGAATCCGGATTTAATTTTATTGGATATTATGTTACCGGGAAGAGACGGGAATGAAGTATGCCGTGAGATTCGCAAGACAAAGTCTATGCCGATCATCATGCTAACAGCAAAGGATACAGAAATTGATAAAGTACTGGGTCTTGAGCTTGGTGCGGATGATTATGTGACAAAACCGTTTAGTAATCGTGAGTTGATTGCACGGGTGAAAGCGAACCTGCGTAGGCAGGAGATCCCGGATGATGCGGTGAAGACGACGAAAGACATTGAGATTGGTTCGCTTAAAGTTCATCCGGATGCTTATGTTGTCTCCAGAGATGGTGTTGAGATTGAGCTGACACACCGAGAATTTGAGTTATTGCATTATTTGGCACGTCATATTGGTCAAGTTATGACGCGTGAACATTTATTGGAGATAGTATGGGGCTATGATTATTTTGGTGATGTACGTACCGTGGATGTAACGGTAAGAAGACTTCGTGAAAAAATTGAGGAGAACCCCAGTAACCCGATGTGGCTCGTAACCCGCCGGGGCGTTGGCTATTATTTACGTAATCCCGATCAGGAGTAG
- a CDS encoding adenylosuccinate synthase has translation MSSVVVVGTQWGDEGKGKITDFLSQNAEVVARYQGGNNAGHTIKFDDVTYKLHLIPSGIFFSDKICVLGNGMVIDPKAFVEEIAYLHERHISTDNLRISNRAHVILPYHLQLDTLQEADKGMDKIGTTKKGIGPAYMDKAARSGIRVADLLDKEAFRMKLEQNLKEKNRLFEKVYEVNPIQVEDILEEYYEYGQQMAPYVCDTSVVLNDAIDDGRRVLFEGAQGVMLDIDQGTYPFVTSSNPVAGGVTIGSGVGPSKIDHVVGVSKAYTTRVGDGPFPTELNDEVGEQIREVGREYGTTTGRPRRVGWFDSVVVRHGRRVSGITDLSLNSLDVLTGIETLKICVAYRYQGEIMNEFPASLSVLAECEPVYEEMPGWTEDITHVRNLHELPENARHYLERIAQLSEIPLSVFSVGPDRSQTNVVRSVYRD, from the coding sequence ATGTCCTCAGTAGTAGTAGTTGGAACACAGTGGGGCGATGAAGGGAAGGGTAAGATTACGGACTTTCTATCGCAAAATGCCGAAGTTGTTGCTCGTTATCAAGGGGGAAACAATGCTGGGCATACAATTAAATTTGATGATGTGACGTATAAATTGCATTTGATCCCGTCTGGAATATTTTTTAGTGATAAAATTTGTGTGTTGGGAAACGGTATGGTGATTGATCCGAAGGCATTTGTTGAGGAGATTGCTTACCTGCATGAGCGTCATATTTCAACCGATAATCTACGCATCAGTAACCGAGCACATGTGATCCTGCCATATCACTTACAATTGGATACATTGCAGGAAGCGGATAAAGGTATGGACAAAATTGGTACAACGAAAAAAGGCATCGGACCTGCGTATATGGATAAAGCTGCACGCAGTGGTATTCGGGTTGCGGATCTGCTCGATAAGGAAGCATTCCGCATGAAATTAGAACAAAATTTAAAAGAGAAAAATCGTTTATTTGAAAAAGTATATGAAGTAAATCCGATACAGGTTGAAGATATTTTAGAGGAGTATTATGAATATGGCCAGCAAATGGCACCATATGTCTGTGATACATCGGTTGTATTAAATGATGCAATTGACGATGGCCGCCGTGTCTTATTTGAAGGGGCGCAAGGTGTCATGCTTGATATTGATCAGGGAACATATCCGTTTGTTACATCGTCTAATCCGGTTGCAGGTGGTGTAACCATTGGATCTGGTGTCGGCCCGTCGAAAATCGATCATGTTGTGGGTGTGTCCAAAGCGTATACGACCCGTGTCGGTGATGGACCTTTCCCAACAGAACTGAATGATGAAGTGGGTGAGCAAATTCGGGAAGTTGGTCGTGAGTACGGAACAACAACAGGAAGGCCTCGCCGCGTGGGCTGGTTTGATAGTGTTGTCGTTCGTCACGGGCGTCGTGTGAGTGGGATTACGGATTTATCGCTAAATTCTTTGGATGTGTTAACAGGTATTGAAACGCTGAAAATTTGTGTTGCTTACCGTTATCAAGGGGAAATCATGAATGAGTTCCCTGCAAGTTTATCCGTTTTAGCGGAATGTGAGCCGGTATATGAGGAAATGCCGGGATGGACAGAAGATATTACACATGTCAGAAATCTGCATGAACTTCCGGAAAACGCGCGTCATTATTTAGAGCGCATCGCACAATTATCGGAAATACCACTATCTGTATTTTCTGTTGGACCGGATCGCTCGCAGACAAATGTTGTGCGCAGTGTTTATAGAGATTAA
- the cdaS gene encoding sporulation-specific diadenylate cyclase CdaS produces MPSIEPHLSMIGRLKGSLMQLTEEIDQMIDTIDMQESNVLHAFDQIHHSFHNVQTATASYYLKLYLSPFTAQYDVLSTAVQHLSERKHGALIVIQRKDELDSFIHSGLPINANLSYSLLESVFYTGNPLHDGAVLICNDTLISAANILPLSEHEASGNKLGTRHRAALGLSEQTDALVLVVSEETGRATFALDGKLYPIRTTGVV; encoded by the coding sequence ATGCCTTCGATTGAGCCACATTTATCCATGATTGGGCGACTGAAAGGTAGCCTAATGCAATTAACAGAAGAAATTGATCAAATGATTGACACCATTGATATGCAAGAATCCAATGTGTTACATGCATTTGACCAAATCCATCATTCCTTTCATAATGTTCAAACTGCAACTGCATCTTACTACTTGAAATTATATTTGTCACCTTTTACCGCCCAGTATGATGTGCTTTCCACAGCGGTCCAGCACTTATCTGAGCGGAAGCACGGCGCATTAATTGTCATTCAACGGAAAGACGAATTGGATAGTTTCATTCATTCTGGTTTACCCATAAACGCGAATCTGTCCTATTCGCTGCTGGAATCGGTTTTTTACACCGGCAATCCCTTGCATGATGGCGCAGTCTTAATTTGTAATGATACGCTTATTTCTGCTGCTAATATTCTCCCGCTCTCCGAACATGAAGCATCAGGAAATAAGCTTGGAACCAGACATCGAGCGGCTCTTGGCCTCTCTGAACAAACGGATGCGCTTGTCTTGGTTGTATCAGAAGAAACCGGCAGAGCAACATTTGCATTAGACGGAAAATTATATCCGATTCGGACGACCGGAGTAGTGTGA
- a CDS encoding 5,10-methylene-tetrahydrofolate dehydrogenase gives MTNETKVGLIAAPELPAEIAADMAEALPAFFAEEIDEHVNWSVETVMDPVTGFAESVDDILEGAVKIRKQHDWNYAICLTDLPIFLDKNIIVTDINNKHDVAQLSIPAFGWVVKKEKVKKAIITIMDELYHPSEENSGRRNNSKKSLEKQFPLSRVRRVDAGSSVKEADKRYTVVPRFNGKIRLLLGMTQANKPWSIMSSFKKVIAVAFTTGAFASIFPTMWTLSHLLSESRLTVLSLVAISLMVVWLIVSHNLWETPASGKNRFIRRLYNRATVMTLILSVITYYAVLFTFFLILVVTLVPLEAYQSLTDLDGAFTFINYVKLAWILASITTVTGAIGASLEDEEMVKDITYGYRQKRRYKESANDDA, from the coding sequence TTGACGAACGAAACAAAAGTAGGGCTAATTGCTGCACCGGAGCTACCTGCAGAAATTGCAGCAGACATGGCGGAAGCACTGCCGGCATTTTTTGCCGAAGAAATTGATGAACATGTTAACTGGTCTGTGGAAACAGTGATGGATCCGGTTACGGGCTTTGCTGAGTCGGTTGATGATATTTTGGAAGGTGCTGTCAAAATCCGCAAGCAGCATGATTGGAACTATGCGATTTGCTTAACGGATTTGCCTATATTCCTTGATAAGAATATCATCGTAACAGATATAAACAATAAGCATGATGTGGCTCAATTGTCTATTCCTGCGTTTGGTTGGGTGGTGAAAAAGGAAAAAGTGAAAAAGGCGATTATTACGATCATGGATGAATTGTATCATCCTTCCGAAGAGAATAGTGGGAGAAGAAATAATTCCAAAAAGTCACTGGAGAAGCAATTTCCCTTAAGCCGAGTAAGAAGAGTTGATGCAGGTAGTAGCGTAAAGGAAGCAGATAAACGCTATACCGTCGTCCCGAGATTTAATGGGAAGATTCGTTTGCTTCTTGGTATGACACAAGCTAATAAGCCTTGGAGTATCATGTCTTCATTCAAAAAGGTTATTGCGGTAGCATTTACGACGGGGGCCTTCGCTTCCATTTTTCCAACGATGTGGACGTTAAGTCATTTACTCAGCGAATCAAGGCTGACTGTACTATCATTGGTAGCAATCAGCCTGATGGTTGTCTGGCTTATTGTTTCCCACAATCTTTGGGAAACGCCAGCAAGTGGCAAAAATCGGTTCATTCGTCGTTTATATAATCGAGCAACCGTCATGACATTGATTCTTTCTGTTATTACGTATTATGCTGTGTTATTTACGTTTTTTTTAATTCTTGTCGTAACGCTCGTTCCACTGGAGGCGTATCAATCATTGACAGATCTCGATGGTGCGTTCACTTTCATTAATTATGTGAAGCTGGCGTGGATTTTAGCCTCCATTACCACAGTAACGGGTGCTATTGGGGCAAGTTTGGAAGACGAGGAAATGGTAAAAGACATCACCTATGGATACCGGCAAAAACGTCGGTATAAAGAGTCAGCCAACGATGATGCATAG
- the dnaB gene encoding replicative DNA helicase → MSDDWNDRIPPHNIEAEQSVIGAIFLEPESFSTASELLVAEDFYRAGHQRIFQAMMSLADKGEPIDVVTVTTYLQNQKTLDEAGGVTYLSEVAGSVPTAANMEYYSKIVEEKALLRRLIRAATDIVTSGFEKEDDVETVLNEAEKNILEVSSRQQTGAFKTIKDVLIEVYDTIEQLHQATSDITGIPTGFRDLDRITSGFQRNDLIIVAARPSVGKTAFALNVAQNVAVNNDENVAIFSLEMGADQLVQRMLCAEGNIDSQRLRNGQLQADDWSKLTMAMGSLSNAGIYIDDSPGIRVSEIRSKCRRLKQEDGLGMILIDYLQLIQGTGSSRENRQQEVSEISRELKGLARELNVPLIALSQLSRGVESRQDKRPMMSDLRESGSIEQDADIVGFLYRDDYYDAESEKENIIEIIISKQRNGPTGSVELAFVKEYNKFVDLDHRYQESDVPPVPV, encoded by the coding sequence ATGAGTGACGATTGGAATGATCGCATACCCCCACATAATATAGAAGCGGAACAATCCGTCATTGGTGCTATATTTCTTGAGCCGGAATCATTTTCAACGGCATCTGAGTTATTGGTAGCGGAAGACTTTTATCGCGCGGGCCATCAACGTATTTTCCAAGCAATGATGAGTCTGGCTGATAAGGGCGAGCCGATTGATGTTGTTACGGTAACGACCTACCTGCAAAATCAAAAGACACTGGATGAAGCAGGAGGCGTTACGTACCTTTCTGAAGTTGCCGGCAGTGTTCCGACTGCAGCGAATATGGAATATTACAGTAAAATTGTTGAAGAAAAGGCATTACTCCGTCGCTTAATTCGTGCGGCTACAGATATTGTCACATCCGGATTTGAAAAAGAAGACGATGTTGAAACAGTATTGAACGAGGCTGAGAAAAATATTTTAGAAGTATCAAGTCGTCAACAAACCGGAGCGTTTAAAACGATTAAAGATGTGTTGATCGAAGTATATGATACGATTGAACAATTGCATCAGGCAACATCAGATATCACCGGTATCCCGACTGGATTTCGGGATTTAGACCGGATTACGTCCGGCTTTCAGCGCAATGATCTCATCATCGTTGCTGCACGCCCCTCTGTAGGTAAAACAGCCTTTGCCTTAAATGTTGCGCAAAATGTCGCCGTAAACAATGATGAAAATGTTGCTATTTTCAGTCTGGAGATGGGTGCCGATCAGCTTGTCCAGCGTATGCTTTGTGCAGAAGGCAATATTGATTCCCAGCGCTTGCGTAATGGACAGCTGCAAGCAGATGACTGGAGTAAATTAACAATGGCGATGGGCTCTCTTTCCAATGCAGGTATCTATATCGATGATTCCCCGGGGATTCGCGTGAGTGAGATTCGATCCAAATGTCGTCGCCTCAAACAGGAAGACGGACTTGGTATGATTTTAATCGATTACCTACAGCTTATTCAAGGTACTGGAAGTTCACGTGAAAATCGACAGCAAGAGGTCTCGGAAATTTCCCGGGAACTAAAAGGGTTGGCACGTGAATTAAATGTTCCATTAATCGCCCTATCCCAGCTGTCGCGTGGTGTGGAATCACGTCAGGACAAACGCCCGATGATGTCGGATTTACGTGAGTCAGGAAGTATCGAGCAGGATGCTGACATTGTCGGATTCCTCTATCGCGATGATTATTATGATGCAGAATCAGAGAAAGAGAATATTATCGAAATCATCATTTCCAAACAGCGTAACGGTCCGACCGGCTCGGTGGAGCTTGCGTTTGTGAAGGAATATAATAAATTTGTGGACTTGGATCATCGTTATCAAGAGAGTGACGTACCACCAGTTCCGGTTTAA
- the rplI gene encoding 50S ribosomal protein L9: MKVIFLKDVKGKGKKGEVKNVSDGYARNYLLKNNIAQEATPGNLKALEAKQRKEAQKEQEEKEAAMDLKDKLADLNVELQAKSGDNGRLFGSITSKHIAESLEKNHGYKIDKRKIELDEPIRALGYTTVPVKLHPEVSGSVTVHVTEK; this comes from the coding sequence ATGAAAGTAATTTTTCTAAAAGATGTCAAAGGAAAAGGTAAAAAAGGCGAAGTAAAGAATGTTTCGGATGGGTATGCACGCAATTACTTATTGAAAAACAACATTGCTCAAGAGGCAACACCAGGCAATCTGAAAGCATTGGAAGCGAAGCAGCGCAAAGAAGCACAAAAGGAACAAGAGGAAAAGGAAGCAGCCATGGATCTCAAAGATAAGTTAGCAGATCTGAACGTCGAGTTACAAGCCAAATCCGGTGATAATGGACGTCTCTTTGGATCGATTACAAGCAAGCACATTGCTGAATCTTTAGAAAAAAATCATGGCTATAAAATTGATAAACGCAAGATTGAACTCGATGAGCCCATTCGTGCGTTAGGGTATACAACCGTGCCTGTTAAGCTGCACCCGGAAGTTTCCGGCTCTGTTACCGTGCATGTAACAGAAAAGTGA
- a CDS encoding DHH family phosphoesterase produces MPDLQKKPKLSSHLWVIYALSILLLVVIWYFQWVLGLIMTLFLAASIYYSIRTERTLLQEAEKYIATISHRIKKVGDEALLEMPFGIVLYSDDYKIEWANPYMNKFAEDNNTIVGNSLNVLSEDLIPRIKESKDNIWFELDGYKFQTKVKKEERLLYMFDRTAHAELQTLYNNDKTVLAIIYLDNYEEITQNMDDRLKSQLNSQVTAVLNNWSSENGLYLKRTSQERFLAVGTQEILRQLEHAKFDILDRVREVDVQQGNSVTLSIGVGYGEATLPDLGGLAQSSLDLALGRGGDQVAIKDEVGKVRFYGGKTNPMEKRTRVRARVISHALMELVKVSDNVIIMGHKAPDMDSLGAAIGILNIAKTNDVEGYVVFDPDDVDTGVYRLVEEIQKDEELWEHLIDPEEAEELTGNRSLVVVVDTHRPSMVANENLLQMTDYKVVIDHHRRGEEFVDNPTLVYMEPYASSTAELVTELLEYQPKNQKLKILEATALLSGIIVDTKSFSMRTGSRTFDAASYLRSKGADNVLVQRFMKEDLDVYVKRSKLIERSEVYRDSIAIATAETGKTYGHILIAQAADTLLTMNGIKASFVISERKDGRIGISARSLGEINVQLIMEKMDGGGHLTNAATQIEDTTLEDAEGLLKDILDEYFEGGESE; encoded by the coding sequence ATGCCAGATTTACAAAAGAAACCAAAACTTAGCAGTCATTTATGGGTGATTTATGCACTATCCATTCTATTGCTTGTTGTCATATGGTATTTCCAATGGGTGCTTGGACTTATTATGACATTGTTTTTAGCTGCTTCCATTTACTACAGCATTCGAACAGAGCGGACATTGCTTCAAGAAGCAGAAAAGTATATAGCGACTATTTCCCATCGGATTAAAAAAGTTGGAGATGAGGCGCTACTCGAAATGCCCTTTGGCATTGTTTTATATAGCGATGATTACAAGATTGAATGGGCGAATCCATATATGAATAAATTTGCCGAGGATAATAATACAATTGTCGGGAATTCATTGAATGTGCTCTCTGAAGATCTCATCCCAAGAATTAAGGAGAGTAAAGATAATATATGGTTTGAACTGGATGGCTATAAATTTCAAACAAAGGTAAAAAAAGAAGAGCGCCTGTTGTATATGTTTGATCGTACAGCGCATGCTGAATTACAAACACTGTACAATAATGATAAAACGGTTTTGGCTATTATTTATTTGGATAATTACGAGGAAATCACACAAAACATGGACGATAGGCTAAAAAGTCAGTTGAATTCACAGGTAACGGCTGTCTTAAATAATTGGTCATCTGAGAATGGGCTTTATTTGAAGCGGACATCACAAGAGCGGTTTTTAGCTGTAGGAACGCAGGAAATTCTGCGACAGCTGGAACATGCAAAATTTGATATCCTAGATAGAGTCCGTGAAGTAGACGTCCAGCAGGGTAATTCGGTTACGCTTAGTATAGGTGTCGGGTATGGTGAAGCAACCCTACCAGACCTTGGGGGGCTGGCACAATCCAGTCTTGATTTAGCCCTTGGGCGCGGCGGTGATCAGGTTGCAATCAAGGATGAAGTCGGGAAAGTTCGTTTTTACGGTGGTAAGACAAACCCCATGGAAAAACGAACCCGAGTGCGTGCGCGTGTTATTTCCCATGCGTTGATGGAACTTGTCAAAGTAAGTGATAATGTTATTATTATGGGACATAAGGCTCCGGATATGGATTCGCTTGGTGCGGCTATAGGGATTTTAAATATCGCGAAAACAAATGATGTGGAAGGTTATGTTGTATTTGACCCGGACGATGTCGATACAGGGGTTTATCGTTTGGTTGAGGAAATACAGAAAGACGAGGAACTATGGGAGCACTTAATTGATCCAGAAGAGGCAGAGGAGCTTACAGGAAACCGAAGCTTGGTTGTGGTAGTAGATACGCATCGGCCATCGATGGTTGCAAATGAAAACTTGCTTCAAATGACAGATTACAAAGTAGTTATTGATCATCATCGTCGTGGAGAGGAATTCGTGGATAATCCAACACTCGTATATATGGAACCATATGCATCATCAACCGCAGAACTGGTAACAGAGCTTTTGGAATATCAGCCGAAAAACCAGAAATTAAAAATACTTGAAGCTACGGCACTCCTATCTGGTATTATTGTGGATACAAAGAGCTTTTCCATGCGAACAGGTTCGCGCACGTTTGATGCTGCTTCCTATTTGCGTTCCAAAGGTGCAGATAACGTGCTGGTACAGCGATTTATGAAGGAAGACCTGGATGTTTATGTCAAACGTAGTAAATTAATCGAACGCTCTGAAGTTTATCGGGATTCTATTGCCATTGCAACCGCAGAAACCGGGAAAACTTACGGTCATATATTAATAGCTCAAGCAGCCGATACACTTTTAACGATGAATGGTATTAAAGCATCATTCGTTATCTCTGAGCGTAAAGATGGTAGAATTGGTATTAGCGCACGTTCGCTGGGTGAAATCAATGTGCAGCTTATCATGGAAAAAATGGATGGTGGCGGCCACTTAACCAATGCTGCTACACAAATTGAAGACACGACCCTTGAAGATGCCGAGGGCTTATTGAAGGATATTTTAGATGAATATTTCGAAGGGGGAGAATCAGAATGA
- a CDS encoding YybS family protein: MNQSKRLTDGALLTAIFMVLLLVAVFVPVLSIFAMFVLPVPFVIYASRYNWKPTLVMMVVAALLTTLFAVTFTLPIAILMGFGGLMIGSAIYQNVSAYETWARGTFGFIVGLLFVFVYTQVLLDINWIEEFEATLGESMQMSAELLEQFGVEGQQLEEASSLLEEQVGLLTDLFPVGLAIAGVVLAFISQWLSFKVINRIERKQLQFPPFRKLQFPVSVIWIYLVALVFSLMELDPDNILYLGTQNLLVITGLVMSLQGISFIFFYAHHKNISKAVPILSVVLIIIFAPLLYLVRILGIIDIGFRLRDRMTDNNEK, translated from the coding sequence ATGAATCAATCAAAGAGGCTAACAGATGGAGCATTACTTACAGCAATATTCATGGTACTGTTGCTGGTCGCTGTTTTCGTTCCTGTTCTATCGATTTTTGCGATGTTTGTGTTGCCAGTGCCATTTGTTATATATGCATCGAGATATAACTGGAAGCCGACTTTAGTAATGATGGTTGTAGCGGCACTGTTAACAACTCTTTTCGCTGTTACTTTTACGTTGCCAATAGCTATACTTATGGGTTTTGGCGGATTAATGATAGGAAGTGCCATTTATCAGAATGTATCTGCTTATGAGACTTGGGCTCGTGGAACATTCGGCTTTATTGTTGGTCTATTATTTGTTTTTGTATACACCCAGGTTTTACTTGATATAAATTGGATAGAGGAATTTGAAGCAACGCTCGGAGAGTCCATGCAAATGAGCGCAGAGCTATTAGAACAGTTTGGAGTTGAAGGGCAGCAGTTAGAAGAAGCGAGCAGTTTGTTGGAAGAACAGGTTGGCCTGTTAACCGATTTATTTCCTGTTGGTCTTGCTATTGCCGGTGTTGTATTGGCATTTATTAGCCAATGGCTTAGTTTTAAAGTGATCAACCGAATAGAACGAAAACAATTGCAGTTTCCGCCTTTTCGCAAGTTGCAATTTCCGGTTTCTGTTATATGGATCTATTTAGTTGCATTAGTTTTTTCATTGATGGAGCTGGATCCGGATAATATCCTTTACCTAGGGACTCAAAATCTTCTTGTTATTACAGGTCTCGTAATGTCCCTTCAAGGCATTTCCTTTATATTCTTTTACGCGCATCACAAGAATATCTCCAAAGCGGTTCCCATCTTAAGTGTTGTATTGATAATAATATTCGCTCCATTACTGTATTTGGTACGTATTTTAGGTATAATCGATATAGGCTTTAGGTTAAGGGATCGCATGACAGATAATAACGAAAAATAA
- a CDS encoding DUF1189 family protein: MIFLQAFLHSIKLPRKKAIFKLNRIGMDITIIYMFILLLLVSIPSLIEQLTVTEGQSADLNFIFMLIYFFMFYYLPMTIIVFLMLSLIAYIATIIAKGMRRKLHFSILWKMSAYTTTIPFILYSVIALLFPVSDMFLLLSLIYTIVLLIMIISVYPKRKVKA, translated from the coding sequence ATGATTTTTCTGCAAGCATTTCTCCATAGTATCAAATTGCCGCGTAAAAAGGCAATTTTCAAGCTTAATCGAATCGGAATGGATATAACAATCATATACATGTTTATTCTATTATTGCTTGTCTCTATACCATCACTGATCGAGCAACTAACAGTAACGGAGGGGCAGAGTGCCGATCTAAATTTTATATTTATGCTTATTTATTTTTTTATGTTTTATTATCTTCCAATGACAATAATTGTTTTTCTCATGCTATCTCTGATTGCCTATATCGCAACAATCATAGCAAAAGGAATGCGACGCAAACTGCACTTCTCCATACTCTGGAAAATGAGCGCTTATACAACCACCATTCCGTTTATACTTTACAGTGTGATTGCATTGCTTTTCCCTGTGAGTGACATGTTTTTACTGCTTTCGCTTATTTATACAATTGTATTGTTAATTATGATTATTTCTGTTTATCCAAAGCGAAAAGTTAAGGCTTAA